A genome region from Maridesulfovibrio salexigens DSM 2638 includes the following:
- a CDS encoding DeoR/GlpR family DNA-binding transcription regulator, with protein sequence MTERQKRKQKGMKFNLESLSKRQREIFNIVNERGFTPIESLAQHFEVTPQTIRRDINKLCKNNLLQRFHGGAGRASSVENVDYSARRNILHQEKRLIAEMVAKHIPEHASMFINIGTTTEEVAKALSNHKSLRIITNNLNVAQTMSNNDCEVIVAGGMVRQRDKGITGEATVEFIKQFKVDYGIIGVSGIDEDGTLLDYDYHEVRVAREIINNARNIFLVTDHTKFNRNAMVRIADLGEIDAIFTDKRPPQVFCDLMKSKEVELYVTERDSENEE encoded by the coding sequence TTGACTGAAAGACAAAAAAGAAAACAGAAAGGCATGAAGTTCAACCTCGAATCATTATCCAAAAGACAACGGGAAATCTTTAACATTGTAAACGAAAGAGGCTTCACTCCCATTGAGTCCCTTGCACAACATTTTGAAGTAACTCCCCAGACAATCAGACGTGACATCAACAAACTCTGTAAAAACAACCTACTGCAACGCTTTCATGGCGGAGCAGGCAGGGCTTCCAGTGTTGAAAATGTTGATTACAGTGCACGCAGAAATATCCTGCATCAAGAGAAACGGCTCATTGCAGAAATGGTTGCCAAACATATTCCTGAACATGCTTCCATGTTCATTAATATCGGAACAACCACCGAGGAAGTAGCCAAAGCCCTTTCCAATCACAAATCGCTACGCATCATCACCAACAACCTCAACGTTGCCCAGACAATGAGCAATAATGACTGCGAAGTAATCGTAGCCGGAGGTATGGTCCGCCAGCGAGACAAGGGAATCACCGGGGAAGCCACCGTTGAATTCATCAAACAATTCAAAGTGGACTACGGTATTATCGGTGTTTCCGGCATAGATGAAGACGGCACACTGCTCGACTACGACTACCACGAAGTTCGCGTAGCCCGAGAAATCATCAACAACGCCCGTAACATCTTTCTGGTCACAGACCACACCAAATTTAACCGCAACGCTATGGTCCGCATTGCCGACCTCGGTGAAATCGACGCAATATTCACCGATAAGCGTCCACCGCAAGTTTTCTGCGACCTCATGAAAAGCAAAGAAGTGGAACTCTACGTAACTGAACGGGATTCCGAAAACGAAGAATAA
- a CDS encoding radical SAM/SPASM domain-containing protein, which yields MLKRIADGPLKLFPASFRDYPAQLQVEVTTRCNMNCSMCVKYAPESDISETDLSFEDFKKLGPALEHCEKLVLNGIGEPLLHPDLAAMASFARERMPERGSIGFQTNGLLFTDQRARELVDAGVDTFCVSVDSLDSSATEGELHGQSSTDRLARTFSLLNQAAQESGTKIRLGAEFVLMSDTYRQLPDVLRWAAGQGVEFILCSHVLAYHRSMQEQSLFNPNTPAAVEIFDKWKSIARERGQDLQNYFDFVWTPGRSMKREQLFDLIREMRAEAERRNVWINLRSLADWDQRNQTEEYQKLREIYACSEKLAEELGVELHLPPLMAENELRCLFIEDGVSFITSKGEVSPCQFLWHSCTCFLDGSEKLLRQKKFGNIAEVDIDEIWSSLPYKAFRAEVLEYEYPYCSNCPMVPCDDIIGRSNEFEVDCLGVEVPCGHCPWAMGGLKCLM from the coding sequence ATGTTGAAAAGAATTGCTGACGGTCCCCTAAAATTATTTCCTGCATCTTTTCGTGATTATCCTGCACAGCTTCAGGTGGAAGTTACCACTCGTTGCAATATGAACTGCTCCATGTGTGTAAAATATGCACCCGAAAGCGATATTTCCGAAACGGATTTGAGCTTTGAAGATTTCAAGAAGCTAGGACCGGCCTTGGAACATTGCGAAAAGCTGGTCCTGAACGGGATCGGCGAGCCTTTGTTGCATCCTGATCTGGCGGCGATGGCATCCTTTGCCCGTGAACGCATGCCTGAGCGTGGTTCTATCGGCTTCCAAACCAACGGGCTGCTCTTCACGGATCAACGAGCCCGGGAACTGGTAGACGCAGGGGTGGATACCTTTTGTGTTTCTGTTGATTCATTGGATTCATCAGCCACTGAAGGGGAGTTGCACGGGCAGTCCAGTACAGACCGTCTGGCGCGAACATTTTCGCTTTTGAATCAGGCAGCGCAGGAGAGCGGTACAAAGATCAGGCTGGGCGCGGAATTTGTCCTTATGTCCGATACATACAGGCAGTTGCCCGATGTTCTCCGCTGGGCCGCCGGGCAGGGAGTTGAATTCATTCTTTGTTCTCATGTTCTCGCCTACCATAGATCCATGCAGGAACAATCCCTGTTCAACCCCAACACTCCAGCAGCGGTTGAGATTTTTGATAAATGGAAATCCATTGCCCGCGAACGCGGTCAGGATTTGCAGAACTATTTTGATTTTGTCTGGACTCCCGGACGAAGCATGAAACGGGAACAGCTTTTCGATTTGATTCGCGAAATGCGTGCTGAAGCTGAGCGCCGCAATGTCTGGATTAATCTGCGCAGCCTTGCTGATTGGGATCAGCGCAATCAGACAGAGGAATATCAGAAGTTAAGGGAAATATATGCCTGCTCGGAAAAGCTAGCCGAAGAACTGGGAGTAGAATTGCATTTGCCTCCCCTTATGGCCGAAAACGAATTACGATGTTTATTTATTGAAGATGGCGTTTCGTTTATAACCTCAAAGGGTGAAGTTTCGCCTTGTCAGTTTCTCTGGCACAGTTGCACCTGTTTTCTGGATGGCAGTGAAAAACTGCTCCGCCAGAAGAAATTTGGAAATATTGCTGAAGTTGATATTGATGAAATCTGGAGTTCTCTACCTTATAAAGCCTTTCGTGCCGAGGTCCTTGAATACGAATATCCCTATTGCTCAAACTGTCCCATGGTTCCCTGTGACGATATTATCGGGCGCAGCAATGAGTTTGAGGTTGATTGTCTGGGCGTGGAAGTGCCGTGCGGACATTGTCCTTGGGCTATGGGCGGGTTGAAGTGTTTAATGTGA
- a CDS encoding TIGR03905 family TSCPD domain-containing protein, producing the protein MENISLQPTMFTPLGGVEAPADTHVFTPKGVCAKLIRYKVEGDKLTYVNFTGGCDGNLKAISALVEGMELPKIIETLEGITCGKKNTSCADQLCKALHEYMES; encoded by the coding sequence ATGGAAAACATCTCACTTCAACCGACCATGTTCACTCCCCTCGGCGGAGTTGAAGCACCTGCGGACACCCATGTTTTCACCCCTAAAGGCGTCTGTGCTAAACTGATCCGCTATAAAGTGGAAGGTGACAAACTTACCTATGTAAATTTCACCGGCGGTTGCGATGGCAACCTCAAGGCAATCTCCGCCCTCGTGGAAGGCATGGAACTTCCCAAGATCATCGAGACCCTTGAAGGTATCACCTGCGGCAAGAAAAACACCTCCTGTGCTGACCAGCTTTGCAAGGCTCTGCACGAATATATGGAAAGTTAA
- a CDS encoding DsbA family oxidoreductase, whose amino-acid sequence MGKGIVEKLQQEFAKDLIIDDEWLPYEIHPDTPAGGVRLDEYFPGMNTALFFEEINQRAKRYELFFGPQEVMSNSRLALMGGEFAKEHGRYHQYHEAVFKAFFTECQNIGDMAVLLDAARESGLDESAFKEALGQGVYLAKLEETTQLARDKWVNAAPTFIIEGHGNVTGASSMDSFREIFAKLSNKH is encoded by the coding sequence ATCGGCAAAGGTATTGTCGAAAAATTGCAGCAGGAATTTGCCAAAGACCTGATTATTGATGATGAATGGCTGCCCTATGAAATCCATCCCGATACTCCTGCGGGAGGCGTGCGCCTTGATGAGTACTTCCCCGGTATGAATACAGCTCTGTTTTTCGAGGAAATTAATCAGCGTGCAAAACGTTATGAATTATTCTTCGGGCCGCAGGAAGTGATGAGCAATTCCCGGCTTGCACTTATGGGCGGGGAGTTTGCCAAGGAACATGGCCGGTACCATCAATATCATGAGGCAGTGTTCAAAGCCTTCTTTACTGAGTGCCAAAACATCGGTGATATGGCCGTTCTGTTGGATGCTGCTCGTGAGTCTGGTCTTGATGAATCAGCTTTCAAGGAAGCATTGGGGCAGGGCGTGTACTTAGCCAAGTTGGAGGAAACCACTCAGCTGGCCCGTGATAAATGGGTCAATGCTGCTCCGACTTTCATAATAGAAGGGCATGGCAATGTGACCGGAGCCTCGTCTATGGACAGTTTCCGGGAAATTTTTGCCAAGCTGAGCAACAAGCATTAA
- a CDS encoding glycerophosphodiester phosphodiesterase family protein, with protein sequence MSFRKLANYALMAGLAGLMLVGSGCAAKNSGIQVGPRPYYLVNDLDDGKLKTELKKNQDAPLQRTDFSIGHRGACMQFPEHTKESYEAAARMGAGICECDVTFTKDRELVCRHSQCDLATTTNILLIPELAAKCSQPFQPAEYDPDGKLIKPASAKCCTSDITLAEFKQLQGKMDASNPKARSVAEFLDATPSWRTDRYSGTGTLMTHAESIELFKKLGMKMTPELKEPSVAMPFQGDYTQQQYAQQMIDEYKAAGVEPKNVFAQSFNLEDVKYWLKNDPDFGKQAVFLDDRYDDKGFDYQNPATWSPSMKDLVADGVRIIAPPLWMLVTVENGKIVPSVYAKEAKAAGLDLIAWSFERSGLLKNGGGWYYQSVKDIVTKDADTLVVLNVLAEDVGVIGVFSDWPGTVTYFANKKGLK encoded by the coding sequence ATGTCTTTTCGTAAATTGGCTAATTATGCGCTTATGGCAGGTCTGGCCGGACTTATGCTTGTCGGGTCCGGTTGTGCTGCAAAAAACAGCGGAATTCAGGTCGGCCCGCGTCCTTACTATCTTGTTAATGATCTGGATGATGGTAAATTGAAAACCGAGTTGAAAAAGAATCAGGATGCCCCCTTGCAACGCACCGATTTCTCTATTGGTCATCGCGGAGCATGCATGCAGTTTCCCGAACACACCAAAGAATCATACGAAGCCGCGGCCCGTATGGGAGCGGGAATTTGCGAGTGTGATGTAACCTTTACAAAGGACCGTGAACTGGTTTGCCGCCATTCACAGTGTGACCTTGCAACAACTACTAATATTCTGCTTATCCCCGAACTGGCCGCCAAGTGTAGCCAGCCTTTTCAGCCTGCTGAGTACGATCCGGACGGAAAGTTGATTAAGCCTGCCTCCGCCAAATGTTGTACCAGCGATATAACCCTTGCCGAGTTCAAGCAGCTTCAGGGTAAGATGGATGCTTCCAATCCTAAGGCCCGTTCAGTTGCAGAATTTCTTGATGCCACTCCCAGCTGGAGAACCGACCGCTATTCCGGCACCGGAACTCTTATGACCCACGCCGAAAGTATTGAACTTTTCAAAAAACTGGGCATGAAGATGACTCCTGAGCTGAAAGAACCCAGCGTAGCCATGCCGTTTCAGGGTGATTACACCCAGCAACAGTATGCGCAGCAGATGATCGATGAATACAAAGCTGCTGGTGTTGAACCGAAAAATGTATTTGCCCAGTCCTTTAATCTTGAGGATGTTAAGTATTGGCTCAAGAACGATCCGGATTTCGGTAAGCAGGCAGTCTTCCTTGATGACCGTTACGATGACAAGGGCTTTGATTACCAGAACCCTGCGACATGGTCTCCGTCCATGAAAGATTTGGTTGCCGATGGCGTAAGAATTATCGCTCCTCCGTTGTGGATGCTGGTGACAGTTGAAAACGGCAAGATAGTTCCTTCTGTCTATGCCAAGGAAGCCAAGGCCGCAGGATTGGATCTTATTGCCTGGTCGTTTGAACGCTCCGGTCTGCTGAAGAATGGTGGTGGTTGGTACTATCAGTCTGTAAAGGACATCGTCACAAAGGATGCAGATACTCTGGTTGTGCTGAACGTTCTTGCGGAAGATGTGGGCGTAATCGGCGTATTCTCCGATTGGCCCGGTACTGTTACCTACTTCGCCAATAAGAAAGGCTTGAAGTAG
- a CDS encoding iron-containing alcohol dehydrogenase — protein MNFQFSTAPKIVFGPDTARSIPEHAATKGNNACLVTGKSPQRIQWLIDGLQEKGLSLHIVSIAGEPDTELIAGHAAEARAKNCDIVVAVGGGSVLDAGKAIAALIPNKRDVFDYLEVVGKGLPLTEKPLPLIAAPTTSGTGSEVTTNAVLLCAKQKVKVSLRSADMIPDIAVVDPLLTISAPPSVTAATGLDALTQLMESFVSRHAAPLTNALCREGLKHGAHSMLPAYKNGQDIEARTGMALASLFSGITLANAKLGAVHGFAAPLGGEFKAPHGAVCAALLPYVMEMNIRALKECDPQNPALPAYTEIAQILTGNNEAQAADGIEWVKTICAEMKIPGLGEIGVQEKDFKSLAAKAARASSMKGNPIELTENELLEILANAL, from the coding sequence ATGAACTTTCAATTTTCCACCGCACCCAAAATCGTATTCGGACCGGACACTGCCCGTTCTATTCCGGAACATGCAGCAACCAAGGGCAATAATGCCTGCCTTGTAACCGGAAAATCACCACAAAGAATTCAATGGCTTATTGATGGATTGCAGGAGAAAGGCTTATCTCTGCACATTGTTTCCATTGCCGGAGAACCGGACACGGAACTGATTGCCGGACACGCAGCAGAAGCACGCGCAAAGAATTGCGATATTGTGGTAGCTGTTGGCGGTGGAAGTGTGCTGGACGCAGGTAAAGCCATTGCAGCACTGATCCCCAACAAACGGGACGTATTCGATTATCTGGAAGTAGTCGGCAAGGGACTGCCTCTGACTGAAAAGCCCCTGCCGCTGATTGCCGCACCGACAACCTCCGGGACAGGTTCGGAAGTAACCACCAACGCAGTGCTGCTCTGCGCAAAGCAGAAGGTCAAAGTCAGCCTGCGTTCTGCGGATATGATCCCGGATATCGCCGTAGTCGACCCGCTGCTGACCATTTCCGCTCCACCGTCAGTTACAGCCGCTACCGGTCTGGATGCCCTGACCCAGCTCATGGAATCCTTTGTCTCAAGGCACGCAGCGCCATTAACCAATGCACTCTGCCGCGAAGGATTGAAACACGGAGCACACTCAATGCTGCCCGCTTACAAAAACGGGCAGGATATAGAAGCCCGTACGGGCATGGCTCTGGCAAGCTTGTTTTCCGGCATCACCCTCGCCAATGCAAAGCTTGGAGCGGTGCATGGATTCGCTGCCCCGCTGGGAGGTGAATTCAAGGCCCCGCACGGAGCAGTATGCGCCGCACTTTTACCCTATGTTATGGAAATGAACATTCGCGCGCTCAAGGAGTGTGATCCGCAAAACCCAGCCCTGCCAGCTTATACTGAAATTGCGCAAATCCTGACTGGAAACAATGAGGCTCAAGCTGCTGACGGTATTGAATGGGTTAAAACTATCTGCGCTGAAATGAAGATCCCCGGACTTGGGGAAATCGGAGTTCAGGAAAAAGATTTCAAATCACTTGCAGCCAAGGCCGCACGAGCCAGCAGCATGAAAGGCAATCCCATTGAACTTACTGAAAATGAATTATTGGAAATTTTAGCTAACGCACTATAA
- a CDS encoding EF-hand domain-containing protein has protein sequence MSISGIGNSSVSGLFSGQMNQMKRPEDFDSSEDFVSSIIGDQDSDGDGQLSSSEAGFLGEIFTEIDSDGDGYLSQEEMVADLESRQQQKAMMGKMSVSMDGDPGQNLIDSLMEELDSDGDSMISAEESGLSEELFNSLDTDGDGNLSGEEIAESMRPSEGMMPPEGMGNVVSGSTAESSSSEDSEEEYDEYDYNQDGVVTLDELQKAFANGDTSLAGVVGQDSQVNQQNSEVEGQSGQSILQRMAMNAYQQQSATTSASELLGVSA, from the coding sequence ATGAGTATTTCCGGTATAGGCAATTCATCAGTAAGTGGTCTGTTTTCAGGTCAGATGAATCAGATGAAACGTCCTGAGGATTTTGATTCGTCCGAGGATTTTGTCAGTTCTATTATTGGTGATCAGGACAGTGACGGTGATGGGCAATTAAGTTCGTCCGAAGCTGGGTTCTTGGGTGAAATTTTCACTGAGATTGATTCAGACGGTGACGGTTATCTTTCACAAGAAGAAATGGTTGCCGATCTTGAAAGCAGACAGCAGCAGAAAGCCATGATGGGCAAGATGTCTGTTTCCATGGACGGTGATCCCGGTCAGAATTTGATTGATTCTTTGATGGAAGAGCTTGATAGCGATGGTGACAGCATGATCAGTGCTGAAGAATCCGGCCTTAGCGAGGAGTTATTTAACTCTCTTGATACCGATGGTGATGGTAATCTTTCCGGTGAAGAAATTGCCGAAAGCATGCGCCCGTCCGAAGGGATGATGCCGCCTGAAGGCATGGGTAATGTTGTTTCCGGAAGCACTGCGGAAAGCTCTTCCAGTGAAGATTCCGAAGAAGAATACGACGAATATGATTATAATCAGGACGGCGTGGTAACTTTGGATGAATTGCAGAAGGCTTTTGCTAATGGTGATACTTCATTAGCAGGGGTAGTTGGTCAAGATTCCCAAGTGAATCAGCAAAATTCGGAAGTAGAAGGTCAGTCCGGTCAGTCGATACTGCAGCGTATGGCTATGAATGCCTACCAGCAGCAGAGTGCAACAACTTCCGCCAGTGAATTGCTCGGTGTAAGCGCATAG
- a CDS encoding tyrosine-type recombinase/integrase, protein MKLEESIHTFLNHCIIERNLSELTMKAYQKDLLQFKHFIPDSTDSIHDINKFILRDYIKFISNQYKPRSIKRKIATLKSFFNFMERDDIIETSPFRKIHLKIDRSKILPKTISKSSINNLLKYTYTERAKYQLSGRGYREATRDIAIIETLFMTGIRVSELCQITTSSMDLINEQIKITGKGKKERVIPICANNALLILREYETLYRDHLLPDSPFFLNRDKRPISDQSVRRIIRKYCSMCGIPEHVTPHMFRHTIATMLLENGVDIRNIQTLLGHSSLSVTEIYTHVSLSSQREILSMKHPRKDIV, encoded by the coding sequence ATGAAATTAGAAGAATCAATTCACACCTTTCTCAATCACTGCATAATAGAACGCAATCTCTCTGAACTAACCATGAAAGCGTATCAAAAAGACCTTTTGCAATTTAAACATTTTATTCCTGATAGCACTGACAGCATACATGACATAAACAAGTTTATATTACGTGATTACATAAAATTCATTTCAAATCAGTATAAACCAAGAAGCATAAAGAGAAAGATTGCAACATTGAAATCTTTTTTTAATTTTATGGAAAGAGATGATATCATCGAAACATCTCCATTCCGTAAAATACACTTAAAGATTGATCGATCAAAAATATTACCTAAGACAATTTCCAAATCATCAATAAACAATCTTTTAAAATATACCTATACAGAACGCGCAAAGTACCAGCTAAGCGGTAGAGGATACAGGGAAGCAACACGCGATATAGCTATCATTGAGACCCTGTTCATGACTGGAATACGCGTGTCCGAACTTTGCCAGATAACAACATCCTCTATGGACCTAATCAACGAACAGATTAAAATCACAGGTAAAGGAAAGAAAGAGCGCGTAATCCCTATCTGCGCAAACAACGCACTACTGATTTTGCGAGAGTACGAGACTTTGTACCGTGACCATCTTTTACCCGACTCGCCATTCTTCTTGAATCGGGACAAACGCCCTATATCAGACCAATCAGTTCGGCGCATAATACGCAAATATTGTTCTATGTGTGGAATTCCTGAACACGTAACCCCACATATGTTCCGCCACACCATCGCCACCATGCTTCTGGAAAACGGCGTAGACATAAGGAACATTCAGACCCTGCTAGGGCACAGTTCTCTTTCGGTCACAGAAATATACACCCACGTAAGTCTTTCATCACAAAGGGAAATTCTGAGCATGAAACATCCGCGAAAGGATATCGTTTAA
- a CDS encoding NAD(P)/FAD-dependent oxidoreductase: MSLKIDYDVIIAGCGISGLLLAWNLSRKFRVLIIEDQKQLPRNKYWLTDDQSLKENESLSNCVDSIYETMDFISYDDFTARVNGPYILWNTNKLLGHLVNNNLAQGVEILYRHRFYSYQNHKKYISVKCENKNITCKLLVDCMGYKSPLMKAKSVIDILGYYLMVGATYKTKKEVAPIALHNVTINDKPSYFELFPTSEGRAHAALILPARSYDSRRQLAEEFSYLATRSNYATILDAESRAEKEPLYGIIPVGHLRKVALDRIFFFGEAGQFNPATSATGLTRMLRTHRAVGSFLMQRLENNELCEKSLSHKSILAMSNANRYFHQALFERILNLNSDGFKEFVMEIDSMDGEDVNNFIFADYDFSDVNGVLKTIFHSSKNVRMSAINSIKYMFKL, translated from the coding sequence GTGTCATTGAAGATTGATTATGACGTGATTATAGCTGGTTGCGGAATTTCCGGATTACTGCTTGCATGGAACTTGTCCCGTAAGTTTCGTGTTTTAATTATTGAAGACCAAAAACAGCTTCCGAGAAATAAGTACTGGCTAACAGACGACCAGAGTTTAAAAGAGAATGAGTCGTTATCGAACTGTGTTGATTCAATATATGAAACGATGGACTTCATTTCATATGATGATTTTACTGCCAGAGTTAATGGTCCATATATTCTGTGGAATACCAATAAACTACTAGGCCACCTAGTAAACAACAACCTAGCCCAAGGTGTTGAAATTTTATATCGACATAGGTTTTACTCCTATCAAAACCATAAGAAATATATTTCAGTTAAATGTGAAAATAAAAATATCACTTGTAAGCTGCTAGTTGACTGTATGGGGTACAAATCCCCATTGATGAAAGCTAAGTCTGTAATTGATATTTTAGGATATTATCTTATGGTTGGCGCTACTTATAAGACAAAGAAAGAAGTTGCGCCTATTGCTCTGCATAATGTAACAATAAACGACAAGCCGTCTTATTTTGAACTGTTCCCAACATCTGAAGGGCGAGCCCATGCTGCTTTAATTTTGCCGGCACGATCATATGATAGCCGTAGGCAATTAGCGGAAGAATTTTCTTATTTAGCAACTCGTTCCAATTATGCAACTATACTTGATGCCGAAAGCAGAGCAGAAAAAGAGCCTTTATATGGAATCATTCCTGTCGGACATTTAAGAAAAGTAGCTTTGGACAGAATCTTCTTTTTTGGAGAAGCAGGTCAATTTAATCCGGCAACAAGTGCTACTGGCTTAACAAGAATGCTTAGAACACATAGGGCTGTAGGGTCATTTTTAATGCAAAGGCTCGAAAATAACGAACTTTGCGAAAAGTCTCTTTCTCATAAATCAATTCTCGCTATGTCCAATGCGAACAGATATTTTCACCAAGCTTTATTTGAAAGAATACTCAATTTAAACAGTGACGGATTTAAAGAATTCGTTATGGAAATTGATAGTATGGATGGTGAAGATGTTAACAATTTTATTTTTGCAGATTATGATTTTTCAGACGTTAATGGAGTCTTAAAAACTATTTTCCACTCAAGTAAAAATGTTCGGATGTCTGCAATAAATTCAATTAAGTATATGTTTAAACTTTAA
- a CDS encoding nucleoside deaminase — MSDMEFMEEAYKLAKKSFDQGGLPIGSVLVRDGKIIGSGHNQRVQKGDPIAHGEMDCIRNAGRQKTYKDTTIYTTLSPCMMCSGTIVQFGISRVVIGENRNFGGNEEFLESRGVQVDILDHPKCIELMERLKAEKPALWAEDIGE; from the coding sequence ATGTCAGATATGGAATTCATGGAAGAGGCGTATAAGCTGGCAAAGAAAAGCTTTGATCAAGGCGGATTGCCCATCGGATCGGTGTTGGTCCGCGACGGGAAAATTATCGGCAGCGGACATAACCAGCGGGTTCAAAAAGGTGATCCCATTGCTCATGGAGAGATGGATTGTATTCGTAATGCCGGACGTCAGAAGACATATAAGGATACAACTATCTACACAACACTATCCCCTTGTATGATGTGTTCAGGCACAATAGTGCAGTTCGGTATTTCCCGTGTTGTTATCGGGGAAAATCGTAATTTTGGCGGTAACGAAGAATTTCTTGAATCCAGAGGTGTGCAGGTTGATATTCTGGATCACCCCAAATGCATTGAGTTGATGGAGAGACTCAAAGCCGAGAAGCCCGCGCTTTGGGCAGAGGATATCGGGGAGTGA
- a CDS encoding MFS transporter, with protein sequence MSEKQSLPLFEFITLCSLVFMAVCNNSVYYSLNVYLQQLDFTKSLSGLLISVYSLSGMFMYATVSNRITAENAYRFMFKGMVMVCLCGCGYLFIQGFWPLLMLRIGQGVGLFMVLAPCVAILVSMVSQDNVGSAFSLYSTALLLPYAVMPHVSELFGPLVESPAWIYAGTAGLIPVAFLLTLFLRFRTSRMEKQGQSRGEALSAKDSYANLRRLKIFSVLMVNGVYFMIFNGLFFLFQDFAHSRGIYQAGYFFSLQMGVMIAIRLFGGNLFDRFSKRGLIVTAFVFTAGGFVLLNGLHDESMLLPIAVVFGIGMGLSAPALNSLMFVVSEPRFRSFNVNMMMFTVHMGSFLGPLIGGIAVDSIGYSGFLWIAAAGTSGTALAFLLLGRVK encoded by the coding sequence ATGTCTGAAAAGCAGTCTCTTCCTCTTTTTGAATTTATCACCTTATGCAGTCTTGTCTTCATGGCTGTCTGCAACAACTCAGTATATTACAGCTTGAATGTTTATTTGCAGCAACTTGACTTCACCAAAAGTTTGTCCGGCCTGCTTATCAGTGTTTATTCCCTGTCCGGTATGTTTATGTATGCAACAGTCAGCAACCGTATTACAGCTGAGAATGCTTACAGATTCATGTTTAAAGGCATGGTTATGGTTTGTCTGTGCGGCTGCGGCTATCTGTTTATTCAAGGCTTTTGGCCGCTTTTAATGCTACGCATAGGACAGGGCGTGGGGCTTTTCATGGTACTTGCCCCGTGTGTGGCTATTCTTGTTTCCATGGTCAGTCAGGACAATGTCGGTTCGGCATTCAGCCTTTATTCCACAGCTTTGCTGTTGCCATATGCGGTTATGCCCCATGTATCGGAGCTGTTTGGTCCTCTGGTGGAGAGTCCGGCTTGGATTTATGCCGGAACAGCAGGACTGATACCTGTGGCTTTCTTGCTGACTTTGTTTCTCCGCTTTCGTACTTCAAGAATGGAAAAGCAGGGGCAGAGTCGGGGAGAAGCACTATCTGCCAAAGACTCTTATGCCAATCTTCGGCGTTTAAAGATATTTTCTGTACTGATGGTTAATGGCGTATATTTTATGATTTTTAACGGTCTGTTCTTTCTGTTTCAGGATTTTGCCCATTCAAGAGGAATTTATCAGGCCGGGTATTTCTTTTCATTACAGATGGGCGTGATGATCGCCATCCGTCTTTTTGGCGGCAACTTGTTTGATCGCTTCTCCAAGCGCGGATTGATTGTGACCGCCTTCGTATTCACTGCCGGTGGATTTGTGCTGCTTAACGGGCTGCATGATGAATCCATGCTTCTGCCCATAGCAGTTGTTTTTGGGATAGGTATGGGATTAAGTGCTCCGGCCCTTAATTCGCTGATGTTTGTGGTCAGTGAACCTCGGTTTCGGAGTTTTAACGTGAACATGATGATGTTTACAGTGCATATGGGTTCCTTTCTGGGGCCGCTGATCGGCGGTATTGCCGTGGATTCAATAGGCTACAGCGGGTTCCTCTGGATTGCAGCAGCTGGGACATCTGGAACTGCTTTAGCGTTTTTGCTTCTGGGACGGGTGAAATGA